Proteins from a genomic interval of Odontesthes bonariensis isolate fOdoBon6 chromosome 7, fOdoBon6.hap1, whole genome shotgun sequence:
- the LOC142384680 gene encoding ras-related and estrogen-regulated growth inhibitor-like protein, with the protein MEANIVVMGTESVGKSALTVRLLTRRFIGEYGDIESIYSRNFTLDAREVTLNIWDSPYSEEASLFHKKVRWADGYVLVYSICDRASFNAIGRLIQSIKSTKEYLGADKAPIVVVGNKRDLHHRRTVLSEEGRLLALNSDSLFYEVSAAENYHSVLTVFHGLVDRMKDARLAVKRPLRFKGIVKSMSAVFARRRTDSL; encoded by the exons ATGGAAGCCAACATTGTTGTCATGGGGACGGAGAGCGTTGGGAAATCAG cGCTGACCGTGCGTCTCTTAACTCGGAGATTCATCGGAGAATATGGAGACATTG AATCCATTTACAGTCGCAATTTTACGTTAGATGCGAGAGAGGTCACTCTCAACATTTGGGATTCACCTTACTCTGAG GAGGCGTCCCTCTTCCATAAGAAGGTCCGGTGGGCAGATGGTTACGTCCTGGTCTACAGCATCTGTGACAGGGCCAGTTTCAACGCCATCGGCAGACTCATTCAGAGCATCAAGTCCACCAAAGAGTACCTCGGTGCGGATAAAGCGCCCATAGTAGTTGTGGGTAACAAAAGGGACCTGCACCACAGACGGACAGTTCTGAGCGAGGAGGGCCGGCTGCTGGCACTCAACTCGGACAGCCTCTTCTACGAGGTGTCGGCAGCAGAGAACTACCACAGCGTGCTCACAGTGTTTCACGGGCTGGTGGACAGGATGAAGGACGCCAGGCTAGCCGTGAAGAGGCCTCTGAGGTTCAAGGGCATCGTTAAAAGCATGTCTGCAGTGTTTGCAAGGAGACGAACAGACTCACTTTAG